The proteins below are encoded in one region of Serratia symbiotica:
- a CDS encoding phage portal protein yields the protein MSKRNRGRKHAQPTTHKQTGAQHVEAFTFGDPIPMLDRREILDYLECCVVDRWYEPPISFNGLAKTFRSAVHHTSSIMMKRNILVSMFKPHPLLSKQDFSRYALDFMVFGNAFMEARYNRLGGIMKLVPSLAKYTRRGVNPDSYWFVQSWAEPHQFEDGTIFHLLDPDINQEIYGVPEYLSALNSIWLNEAATLFRRKYYLNGSHAGFILYMNDAAHKQEDIDNLRKALKESKGPGNFRNLFMYAPGGKPDGLQLIPLAEVAAKDEFLNIKGVTRDDQLASQRTPPQLMGIVPNNSGGLGDVEKAARVFAINEMSPLQERLCELNDWVGEEVISFNLYELLKNDQ from the coding sequence ATGAGCAAGCGCAACCGGGGCCGCAAGCATGCCCAGCCAACGACACATAAACAGACTGGCGCGCAACACGTTGAGGCGTTCACCTTCGGCGACCCGATCCCGATGTTGGATCGGCGCGAAATACTGGATTATCTGGAGTGCTGCGTCGTCGATCGCTGGTATGAGCCGCCAATCTCGTTCAACGGCCTGGCGAAGACATTCCGTTCAGCTGTGCATCACACTTCGTCTATCATGATGAAACGCAACATTTTAGTGAGCATGTTTAAACCTCACCCCTTGCTGTCAAAGCAGGATTTTAGCCGCTACGCTCTGGATTTTATGGTGTTCGGCAATGCGTTCATGGAGGCACGTTACAACCGCCTCGGCGGGATAATGAAGCTGGTTCCCAGCCTGGCGAAATATACCCGTCGCGGCGTCAACCCGGACTCATATTGGTTTGTTCAATCGTGGGCGGAGCCGCATCAGTTTGAAGATGGCACCATTTTCCACCTGCTTGACCCGGACATTAATCAGGAGATCTACGGCGTTCCCGAGTACCTTTCTGCACTTAACTCCATTTGGCTGAACGAGGCCGCAACGCTGTTTCGCCGGAAATACTACCTCAACGGCAGCCATGCCGGCTTTATTCTGTACATGAACGATGCCGCGCACAAACAGGAGGATATCGACAACCTGCGAAAGGCGCTGAAGGAATCGAAAGGGCCGGGTAATTTCCGCAATCTGTTTATGTACGCGCCTGGCGGTAAGCCGGACGGCTTGCAGCTTATTCCGCTGGCCGAGGTAGCGGCAAAAGATGAGTTTTTGAACATCAAGGGAGTGACGCGCGACGATCAGCTGGCGTCTCAACGCACGCCACCGCAATTGATGGGGATTGTGCCGAACAACAGCGGCGGTTTAGGGGATGTGGAAAAGGCTGCGCGAGTGTTTGCGATTAATGAAATGTCGCCATTACAGGAACGATTGTGCGAGCTAAACGACTGGGTCGGGGAAGAGGTGATCAGCTTCAATCTGTATGAACTGCTCAAAAATGACCAGTAA
- a CDS encoding lysozyme, with the protein MAMSPALRKTLFGAAGTGALAIATLMIPELEGVKFEPYRDVAGVLTVCYGHTGADIVPGKRYTQAECKAILDKDLIPFERLVNRSVKVPATEYQKAALNSFSYNVGVSAFERSSLLRKLNAGDYAGACDGLRQWIYAGGKPWKGLMNRRDIEHEVCTWGQK; encoded by the coding sequence ATGGCGATGTCACCTGCCCTGCGTAAAACGCTGTTCGGTGCGGCCGGCACTGGCGCGCTGGCGATCGCCACATTGATGATCCCTGAGCTTGAAGGCGTCAAGTTTGAACCTTATCGCGACGTGGCCGGCGTGCTGACTGTGTGTTACGGCCACACCGGGGCCGATATCGTGCCGGGCAAGCGCTATACCCAGGCGGAATGCAAGGCAATCCTGGATAAAGACCTGATCCCCTTTGAGCGATTGGTCAATCGATCGGTAAAAGTGCCGGCGACAGAGTATCAAAAAGCCGCCCTGAACAGTTTCAGCTATAACGTGGGCGTCAGCGCCTTTGAGCGCTCGTCCCTGCTGCGCAAGCTGAACGCCGGCGACTATGCAGGTGCATGCGACGGCCTGCGCCAGTGGATTTATGCCGGCGGTAAGCCGTGGAAAGGCTTAATGAATCGCCGCGATATTGAACACGAGGTCTGCACCTGGGGGCAAAAATGA
- a CDS encoding lysis system i-spanin subunit Rz, with translation MTRLAAGITLIALCVLAFLVYSNQGLRQERETLRSDNKRLAGQIEWQNKMQIAVASIEENRSRELTNAKNKTDDLQRDVDDGRRRLRLHASCSSAGPSGMADAAAARLTDAAQRDYFTLRTRIETANIQIAGLQDYIRDICLAQP, from the coding sequence ATGACCCGCCTGGCCGCCGGCATCACACTGATCGCGCTTTGTGTGCTGGCGTTTCTGGTTTACAGCAATCAGGGGCTGCGCCAGGAACGCGAAACGTTGCGAAGCGACAACAAGAGACTGGCCGGCCAGATCGAGTGGCAGAATAAAATGCAAATAGCCGTCGCCAGCATCGAAGAAAACCGAAGCCGAGAGCTGACCAATGCAAAAAATAAAACTGATGATCTGCAACGCGATGTTGATGATGGCCGCCGCCGGCTGCGCCTCCACGCCTCATGCTCGTCCGCCGGCCCCTCCGGCATGGCTGATGCAGCCGCCGCCCGACTTACTGACGCCGCTCAACGGGATTATTTCACCCTCAGAACGCGAATAGAAACCGCCAACATACAGATCGCCGGGCTGCAAGACTACATTCGCGACATCTGCCTGGCGCAACCGTAG
- a CDS encoding GPO family capsid scaffolding protein, with amino-acid sequence MPISKYFRVAVEGATSDGRKIERRHIEEMAETFSPAFRPARANLEHYLSIFPNSDFKAQGDVVALKAEEITSGQLKGKLALMAQVDATDGLVKLNNDRQKIYTSIEYYPQFADTGKAYLTGLAFTDNPASLGSEVMKFTANNLAQTSGLHFGALEETVMEFDAPDAEKPNLLTQIKAMFSKKQHSDDGRFSDVHQAVEFVAERQQGLETKIEAFSGLQTTVESLESQLKDAKAELSALKSTLSTSDRSTHRRDLSTGGGDNVLTDC; translated from the coding sequence ATGCCAATATCAAAATATTTCCGCGTCGCCGTTGAAGGCGCGACCAGTGACGGCCGCAAAATCGAACGCCGGCATATCGAAGAAATGGCGGAAACGTTCTCGCCAGCATTCCGCCCGGCGCGCGCCAACCTTGAGCATTACCTGAGCATTTTTCCAAACAGCGACTTTAAGGCCCAGGGCGACGTCGTCGCGTTGAAGGCGGAGGAAATCACCTCCGGCCAATTGAAAGGCAAGCTGGCGCTGATGGCGCAGGTTGATGCGACGGATGGACTGGTGAAGCTGAACAACGATCGGCAAAAAATTTACACCAGTATCGAGTATTACCCGCAATTTGCCGACACCGGCAAAGCCTACCTGACCGGGCTGGCGTTTACCGACAATCCGGCATCGCTGGGTAGCGAAGTCATGAAATTCACCGCCAATAACCTGGCGCAAACCAGCGGGCTGCACTTCGGGGCGCTGGAAGAAACCGTTATGGAGTTTGACGCGCCAGACGCCGAAAAACCGAACCTTCTCACCCAAATCAAGGCCATGTTCAGCAAAAAACAGCACTCCGATGACGGCCGTTTTTCCGACGTTCATCAGGCGGTGGAATTTGTCGCAGAACGCCAGCAAGGGCTTGAGACCAAAATCGAAGCATTTTCCGGTCTGCAAACCACCGTCGAATCGCTGGAAAGTCAGCTGAAAGACGCGAAAGCCGAGCTTTCCGCGCTGAAAAGCACCCTCAGCACTTCTGACCGATCCACGCACCGCCGCGACCTGTCTACCGGCGGTGGCGATAACGTCTTAACCGACTGCTAA
- a CDS encoding phage major capsid protein, P2 family — translation MKPNTRKQYKMLLSQVANLNHIDPEDVAATFTVDPTVTQRLEDKIQDSSGFLKKVNIIPVDEQSGSKVGLGIDRPVASTTNTDDKEREPVDPTSLDEVGYVCTQTNFDTALKYSKLDAWSKFKDFQIRIRNQIVKRQGLDRIMIGWNGTSRARTSDITLNKLLQDVNIGWLQKVRKGAPGQVMDKVLGEDGSVVSEKIRIGTDGDYHNLDALVMDAVNELIAAWYQDDTELVAVVGRSLLADKYFPLVNQEQPNTESLAADIIISQKRLGGLQAVRVPFFPDNTIFITRLDNLSIYWQDGTRRRHIIDNPKRDRIENYESVNEAYVVEDYEGVALIENIQILKAKATAPAGQQPVQQPTETTEG, via the coding sequence ATGAAACCGAATACCCGCAAGCAATATAAAATGCTGCTGAGCCAGGTTGCGAACCTGAACCACATCGACCCCGAAGACGTAGCAGCAACATTCACCGTTGACCCCACGGTAACGCAGCGACTGGAAGACAAGATTCAGGATAGCAGCGGCTTTCTGAAGAAGGTCAACATCATTCCTGTTGACGAGCAAAGCGGCTCTAAAGTCGGCCTGGGGATTGACCGCCCCGTCGCCAGCACGACCAACACCGACGACAAAGAACGTGAGCCGGTGGATCCAACCAGCCTTGACGAAGTGGGCTATGTGTGTACCCAGACCAACTTTGACACGGCGCTGAAATATTCCAAGCTGGACGCCTGGAGTAAATTCAAAGACTTCCAGATCCGTATTCGCAACCAGATCGTGAAACGCCAGGGCCTCGACCGCATCATGATCGGTTGGAACGGCACCAGCCGCGCCAGAACGTCGGATATCACCCTCAACAAGCTGTTGCAGGACGTCAACATCGGCTGGTTGCAAAAAGTCCGCAAGGGCGCGCCTGGGCAGGTGATGGATAAGGTGCTGGGCGAGGATGGCAGCGTCGTGTCGGAAAAAATTCGCATCGGCACCGATGGCGACTATCACAACCTGGATGCGCTGGTGATGGATGCCGTCAACGAGTTGATCGCCGCTTGGTATCAGGACGACACCGAACTGGTCGCCGTTGTTGGCCGTTCCCTGTTGGCGGACAAGTATTTCCCGCTCGTCAACCAGGAGCAGCCAAATACCGAGTCTTTGGCCGCCGATATCATCATCAGCCAGAAGCGTTTGGGCGGCTTGCAGGCGGTGCGTGTCCCGTTCTTCCCGGACAACACCATTTTCATCACCCGACTGGATAACCTGTCGATCTACTGGCAAGACGGCACGCGCCGCCGCCACATCATCGATAACCCGAAGCGCGACCGCATTGAAAACTACGAGTCCGTCAACGAAGCCTATGTCGTTGAAGACTACGAGGGTGTGGCGCTGATCGAAAACATCCAGATCCTGAAGGCGAAAGCCACTGCACCAGCCGGCCAGCAGCCAGTGCAACAGCCAACGGAAACCACGGAGGGCTAA
- a CDS encoding phage holin, with the protein MKLMTEKIAAGINYCIAGGLCTGGLIDWFRHVDWNQVAVIGGFLLGLITYLTQTYFDWRRTRAYEKGVNAGLITEPPAKRGLFNKEAE; encoded by the coding sequence ATGAAACTCATGACTGAAAAGATTGCCGCCGGTATTAACTACTGCATTGCCGGCGGCTTATGCACTGGTGGGCTGATCGACTGGTTTCGCCACGTTGACTGGAATCAGGTAGCCGTGATCGGCGGTTTTCTCCTGGGCCTGATCACCTATCTCACGCAGACCTATTTCGACTGGCGGCGCACGCGGGCCTATGAGAAAGGCGTCAACGCCGGCCTCATTACCGAGCCGCCGGCGAAACGCGGGCTTTTTAATAAGGAAGCCGAATAA
- a CDS encoding tail protein X, translated as MKVYAHQGDTVDALCQRYYGKTQDVTEQVLLNNPGLADQGPILPHGYPVDIPDIVQSESVQTLQLWD; from the coding sequence ATGAAGGTGTATGCGCACCAGGGCGACACCGTTGATGCGCTGTGCCAGCGCTACTACGGCAAGACGCAGGACGTGACCGAGCAAGTATTGCTGAATAATCCAGGTCTGGCAGACCAGGGGCCGATATTGCCGCACGGCTACCCAGTTGACATACCGGACATTGTTCAATCCGAATCGGTTCAGACCCTGCAATTGTGGGATTAA
- a CDS encoding GPW/gp25 family protein produces the protein MMYLGMNRNSGQAISEIDHIRQSVSDILITPVGSRVMRRKYGSQLSALIDQPQNPALKLQMMAAVYCAVLRWEDRISLTAVNITSNMDGKMVVDLVGNRTDTAGRIEFSLPIRGR, from the coding sequence ATGATGTATCTCGGCATGAACCGTAACAGCGGCCAGGCTATCAGCGAGATCGACCACATCCGCCAGTCTGTCAGCGACATTTTGATTACCCCCGTCGGTAGCCGCGTCATGCGCCGCAAATACGGCTCTCAGCTGTCGGCCCTGATCGACCAGCCGCAAAATCCGGCGCTCAAGCTTCAGATGATGGCCGCTGTTTATTGTGCGGTGCTGCGCTGGGAAGATCGCATATCCCTGACCGCCGTCAACATCACATCGAACATGGACGGGAAAATGGTTGTTGACCTGGTCGGCAACCGAACCGATACCGCCGGCCGCATTGAATTTTCATTACCGATAAGGGGGCGATAA
- a CDS encoding terminase large subunit domain-containing protein, producing the protein MSAITISTDLDPRRQAMYLYWQGLRVTHIAEMIGENPVTVHSWKRRDKWDDYGPLDQMQITTAARYCQLILKPEKEGRDLKEIDLLARQAERHARIGKYKSGGNEADLNPNIGSRNAGPRQRMQKNVFTGEQHARLKEIFLEQMFAYQRRWYEAGLSKDFRIRNILKSRQIGATYYFAREALIDALDTGRNQMFVSASKAQAHQFKNYIIAFAQEVDVELRGETIILPNAAELHFLGTNSNTAQGRPGNLYLDEYFWIPGFKKLRRAASGMASQTRYRSTYFSTPSSMTHEAYSFWNGTLFNKGKSKDRRREIDVSYKRLADGVLCEDKQFRQIVTLEDALRGGCDLFDLDELREENSDEDFDNLFMCNFIDDTSSVFPMGEMQRCMVDSWEHWTDVKPFALRPVASREVWIGYDPASSEDGDSAGCAVILPPLVAGGKFRVLERHQWRGMDFAAQARNIKALTERYNVSYIGIDNTGLGRAVSQLVRQFFPAVNAINYSLEMKTDLVLKARDVIRSGRLEFDAGALDIAQAFMSIRKQMTATGRRTTYVTSRAEGVSHGDVAWAVMHALFNEPLEGATGSNTGFMEIY; encoded by the coding sequence ATGAGCGCAATTACTATCAGCACCGATCTGGATCCCCGCCGTCAGGCCATGTACCTGTATTGGCAGGGGCTTCGGGTAACTCACATCGCCGAAATGATCGGGGAGAATCCCGTCACGGTACACAGTTGGAAACGCCGCGACAAGTGGGACGACTACGGCCCGCTCGATCAGATGCAGATCACCACTGCCGCCCGCTATTGCCAACTGATACTGAAACCGGAGAAAGAAGGGCGCGACCTTAAGGAAATTGACCTGCTGGCGCGCCAGGCCGAACGGCATGCGCGCATCGGCAAATACAAAAGTGGCGGCAATGAGGCCGATCTTAATCCCAATATTGGGAGCCGAAACGCAGGGCCGCGCCAGCGCATGCAAAAGAACGTTTTCACCGGCGAACAGCATGCCCGTCTGAAAGAAATCTTTCTCGAACAGATGTTTGCCTATCAACGGCGATGGTACGAGGCGGGGCTGTCGAAAGATTTTCGTATCCGCAACATCCTGAAATCGCGCCAGATCGGCGCGACGTACTATTTTGCACGCGAAGCCCTGATCGACGCCCTAGACACGGGGCGCAATCAGATGTTTGTTTCCGCCTCCAAGGCGCAGGCGCACCAGTTCAAAAACTACATCATCGCCTTTGCGCAAGAGGTCGATGTGGAGCTGCGTGGGGAAACGATCATCCTGCCGAACGCGGCGGAATTGCATTTCCTCGGCACCAACTCCAACACCGCCCAGGGCCGGCCCGGCAACCTGTATCTGGATGAATATTTCTGGATCCCCGGCTTCAAAAAACTGCGCCGCGCCGCATCGGGTATGGCGTCGCAAACCCGCTATCGCTCGACCTACTTTTCCACCCCATCGAGCATGACGCATGAAGCCTATTCCTTCTGGAATGGCACGCTGTTCAACAAGGGTAAGTCCAAGGATCGCCGCCGTGAAATTGACGTTAGCTATAAACGCCTGGCCGACGGCGTGCTCTGTGAGGACAAACAATTCCGCCAGATCGTCACCCTTGAAGATGCGTTGCGCGGCGGATGCGACCTTTTCGACCTCGACGAGCTGCGAGAGGAAAACAGCGATGAAGATTTTGACAACCTGTTTATGTGCAACTTCATCGACGATACATCGTCTGTCTTCCCGATGGGTGAAATGCAGCGCTGCATGGTGGACAGTTGGGAGCACTGGACGGACGTCAAGCCTTTTGCATTGCGCCCGGTAGCGTCGCGTGAAGTCTGGATCGGTTATGACCCCGCCAGTTCTGAAGATGGCGACAGCGCCGGGTGTGCGGTCATTCTGCCGCCGCTGGTTGCCGGCGGAAAATTCCGGGTGCTGGAGCGCCATCAGTGGCGCGGGATGGATTTTGCTGCGCAGGCCCGCAACATCAAGGCGCTGACCGAACGTTACAACGTGAGTTATATCGGTATCGACAACACCGGCCTGGGCCGCGCGGTGTCGCAACTGGTGCGCCAATTCTTCCCGGCGGTTAACGCCATCAACTACAGCCTGGAAATGAAAACCGACCTCGTACTGAAGGCCCGCGACGTGATCCGCTCCGGCCGCCTGGAGTTTGATGCCGGCGCGCTGGATATCGCTCAGGCGTTTATGTCCATCCGCAAGCAAATGACGGCCACCGGCCGGCGGACAACCTATGTCACCAGCCGCGCCGAAGGCGTCAGCCACGGCGATGTGGCATGGGCCGTTATGCACGCCTTATTCAATGAACCGCTCGAAGGGGCAACCGGTAGCAATACAGGTTTTATGGAGATCTACTAA
- the gpM gene encoding phage terminase small subunit — MSSPARRHKHYIAAQQSASLDEAASLSHLGNYDLLLFKMHQDLARLSGVESHETKAELKRGMLPTYMPWVAGVLQSNAGRQDAILMRVLVWILDIGELEYALDIGEYAIRHDLVAPDGFDRSTSCLLAEEIAAAAQRDLSAGRPLNTAQLQRAQQLLANQDMPDRVKARLFKFVGYALRQDGDAVLALDMLKKALLKDENSGVKTDIKQLEKVIQAGS; from the coding sequence ATGAGCAGCCCGGCACGCAGACACAAGCACTACATTGCCGCGCAGCAGTCCGCCTCACTGGATGAGGCGGCAAGCCTGAGCCATCTGGGCAATTACGACCTGTTGCTGTTCAAAATGCATCAGGATCTGGCGCGGCTTAGCGGCGTCGAATCCCACGAAACCAAAGCCGAGTTGAAGCGCGGCATGCTGCCTACCTACATGCCGTGGGTGGCCGGTGTGCTGCAAAGCAACGCAGGCCGGCAGGATGCGATCCTGATGCGTGTGCTGGTCTGGATTCTGGATATTGGCGAGTTGGAGTATGCCCTGGATATCGGCGAATACGCCATCCGGCACGATCTTGTTGCGCCCGACGGTTTCGACCGCTCGACCAGTTGCCTGCTCGCTGAAGAGATCGCCGCCGCAGCACAGCGCGACCTTTCCGCCGGCCGGCCGCTGAACACGGCGCAGCTGCAACGCGCGCAGCAACTGCTGGCAAATCAGGACATGCCTGATCGGGTGAAAGCCCGCCTGTTCAAGTTTGTTGGCTATGCATTGCGACAGGACGGCGATGCCGTGCTGGCACTGGACATGCTGAAAAAAGCCCTGCTGAAAGATGAAAACTCCGGCGTAAAAACGGATATCAAGCAGCTGGAAAAAGTCATTCAGGCAGGAAGTTAA
- a CDS encoding phage virion morphogenesis protein — translation MARLDDFQTLDDTLSVLLQQLSPQSRRVFTLQVAKELRQRQQKHIQEQKKPDGSPYVPRKNKRRDKQGRIRRKMFTRLRTARFMKTESGPDEAAVTFAAAVANLSAVHHYGLRDKVSRNGPTVRYERRQLLGFTDDDIEWIKDLALTHIAK, via the coding sequence ATGGCCCGCTTAGACGATTTCCAGACGTTGGACGATACACTTTCTGTATTGCTCCAACAGCTTTCCCCGCAGTCGCGGCGCGTGTTCACGCTCCAGGTGGCGAAAGAATTGCGCCAGCGCCAGCAAAAGCATATTCAAGAGCAAAAAAAACCGGACGGTTCCCCCTACGTCCCGCGCAAGAACAAGCGCCGGGACAAACAGGGCCGCATCCGCCGCAAGATGTTCACGCGCTTGCGCACCGCACGCTTTATGAAGACGGAATCCGGCCCCGATGAAGCCGCCGTTACCTTCGCCGCCGCCGTGGCGAATTTGTCCGCCGTCCACCATTACGGCCTACGTGATAAAGTCAGCCGGAACGGCCCGACAGTGCGTTATGAGCGCCGGCAACTGCTCGGCTTTACTGACGACGATATCGAATGGATCAAGGATCTGGCCTTGACCCACATAGCCAAATAA
- a CDS encoding phage baseplate assembly protein V, which yields MNAILPELRRRLANIVRIGTVSDVDTAKGLCRVRTGANETDWLNWLTPRAGRVRFWSAPSVGEQVIVLSIFGEMTTGFVLPAVFSDQHPAPSSSPDAVCIDFPDGAVIEYQPESSTLTAHGMKYADIQAAEKISATSNVVVVTAGQMITLDAPVVKCTNKLIAGSLLLKYGGEMYGNITHTGGGFNSNGMIVHLHYHGNVQNGSGNTGGPTS from the coding sequence ATGAATGCAATCCTCCCTGAACTACGCCGCCGCCTGGCTAACATTGTGCGCATCGGCACCGTGTCCGACGTGGATACGGCGAAAGGCTTATGCCGCGTACGAACCGGCGCGAATGAAACCGATTGGCTGAACTGGCTGACGCCACGCGCCGGCCGTGTGCGCTTCTGGTCGGCCCCGTCGGTAGGTGAACAAGTGATCGTGTTGAGCATTTTCGGTGAGATGACCACCGGCTTTGTGCTGCCTGCCGTGTTCTCTGATCAGCACCCTGCGCCATCCTCTTCACCCGATGCCGTATGTATTGATTTTCCCGACGGCGCGGTCATTGAGTACCAACCAGAGAGCAGCACGCTAACGGCGCACGGCATGAAATACGCCGATATCCAGGCTGCTGAGAAAATCAGCGCCACGTCAAACGTCGTAGTCGTTACCGCCGGCCAGATGATCACGCTGGATGCACCCGTCGTGAAATGCACCAACAAGCTGATCGCCGGCTCGCTGCTGCTGAAATACGGCGGTGAAATGTACGGAAATATCACCCACACCGGCGGAGGCTTTAATTCCAACGGCATGATCGTCCATCTGCATTATCACGGCAACGTACAGAACGGCAGCGGCAACACCGGGGGGCCAACATCATGA
- a CDS encoding phage tail protein, with product MLKPDSLRAALGDAVSHIRENPDFLHIFIDKGTIYSTFAPSLSFEYQYTLNMIVTNYADDANLLIVPILHWLRTNQPDIMANPDKRGDGFTFEADFLNNGVRDISIDLKLTERVIVKEENGKLHVSHAEEPPPPPNNVTEFEIWMQGRKMTAWPA from the coding sequence ATGTTAAAACCGGACTCCCTGCGCGCCGCCTTGGGTGACGCCGTCAGTCACATCAGAGAAAACCCTGATTTTCTGCATATCTTTATTGATAAGGGCACGATTTACAGCACCTTCGCCCCGTCGCTGTCGTTTGAGTATCAATACACCCTCAACATGATTGTGACCAACTACGCTGATGACGCCAATCTGTTGATCGTCCCTATTCTGCATTGGCTGCGCACCAATCAGCCGGACATTATGGCGAACCCGGATAAGCGCGGCGACGGCTTCACCTTTGAGGCGGATTTCTTGAATAACGGGGTGAGAGATATCAGCATTGACTTGAAACTGACAGAGCGCGTGATCGTCAAAGAGGAAAACGGCAAGCTACACGTCAGCCACGCTGAGGAACCGCCACCTCCGCCGAACAACGTCACCGAGTTTGAGATCTGGATGCAGGGCCGGAAGATGACAGCATGGCCCGCTTAG
- a CDS encoding baseplate assembly protein, translating to MATIDLSQLPRPNVIELLDYETIFNARKERLISLYPEEEREAVRRTLGYESEPIVKVLQESAYREILLRQRVNEAAQAVMLAYALEDDLDVMAGNNNTERLTVTPADDTTIPPTPAVMESDADLRLRAQQAFEGLSVAGPVGAYEYHGRSADGRVADVAVESPLPAHVTISVLSRDGDGTASPELLAIVEKALNAETVRPVGDRVIVQSAEIVPYQIDATLYVYPGPESEPIRRASTLKLQNYISTQHRLGRDIRLSAIYAALHVEGVQRVDLASPQTDIVLNKSQASNCTGYRITIGGSDE from the coding sequence ATGGCGACAATTGACCTGAGTCAGCTACCACGCCCCAATGTCATTGAATTGCTGGACTATGAAACGATCTTTAATGCACGAAAAGAGCGCCTGATCAGCCTTTACCCGGAGGAAGAACGGGAAGCGGTGCGCCGCACCTTGGGTTATGAGTCAGAACCGATCGTCAAAGTCCTGCAAGAATCAGCATACCGTGAAATATTGTTGCGCCAGCGGGTAAATGAGGCCGCGCAGGCGGTCATGCTGGCTTATGCCTTAGAAGATGACCTCGACGTCATGGCCGGGAACAACAATACCGAACGTCTGACTGTCACTCCGGCGGATGATACCACCATCCCGCCAACACCTGCCGTCATGGAATCCGACGCCGATTTACGGCTACGTGCACAACAAGCGTTTGAGGGCTTGAGTGTGGCGGGGCCGGTCGGCGCTTATGAATATCATGGTCGAAGCGCCGACGGGCGAGTCGCTGACGTCGCGGTCGAAAGCCCATTGCCTGCCCACGTGACAATTTCCGTGTTATCCCGTGATGGTGACGGTACCGCCAGCCCTGAATTGTTGGCAATTGTTGAGAAGGCACTTAATGCCGAAACTGTGCGCCCTGTGGGCGACCGAGTGATAGTCCAGTCAGCCGAGATCGTGCCTTATCAGATTGACGCGACACTCTACGTTTACCCAGGCCCCGAGTCTGAACCCATCAGACGGGCGTCGACGCTAAAGCTACAGAACTATATCAGCACGCAGCACCGCCTCGGACGTGATATCCGCCTATCAGCCATTTATGCGGCGCTGCATGTTGAAGGCGTACAGCGTGTAGATCTGGCATCACCGCAAACAGACATTGTGCTTAATAAATCGCAGGCGTCGAACTGCACCGGCTACAGGATAACTATCGGGGGTTCGGATGAATGA
- a CDS encoding head completion/stabilization protein, with product MLPSTAHLTGKRMVSIAIEPAPGDKKPGNALEIDIAKQPTPPATTIIKNTDFWPDIDLKQYREDMRQDGTITQPRLLEAARNAINEVNDRLADWRKQQQPAGYSELEQVPADHLDDESTRVQLYRRAVFCLTQASVTERFRSFDATACGSKRADAIEPSIDDLRRDADWAINDLQSLPRMTVELI from the coding sequence ATGCTCCCGTCCACCGCCCACCTAACAGGAAAACGCATGGTCAGCATCGCAATAGAACCCGCACCCGGCGACAAAAAGCCCGGCAACGCGCTGGAAATCGACATCGCCAAGCAGCCGACGCCGCCGGCCACCACCATCATCAAAAATACGGACTTTTGGCCGGATATCGACCTGAAACAGTACCGCGAAGACATGCGGCAGGACGGCACCATCACCCAGCCGCGCCTGCTTGAAGCGGCGCGGAATGCCATCAACGAAGTCAACGATCGGCTGGCGGACTGGCGCAAGCAGCAACAACCGGCGGGCTACAGCGAACTGGAACAAGTTCCCGCCGATCACCTGGACGACGAGAGCACCCGCGTGCAGCTTTATCGCCGTGCCGTGTTCTGTCTGACTCAGGCCAGCGTTACCGAGCGTTTTCGCAGCTTCGACGCCACGGCATGCGGTTCAAAGCGCGCCGACGCTATCGAACCGTCGATCGATGATCTCCGCCGCGATGCAGATTGGGCCATCAATGACCTGCAATCGCTGCCGCGCATGACGGTAGAGCTGATCTGA